Proteins encoded in a region of the Acetonema longum DSM 6540 genome:
- a CDS encoding mechanosensitive ion channel family protein — MNFNLPELTEYFQTLFNHAHLARLSVSLGILGAFILLQNLFVRYIFRFFFSMPSMGNAFLLQALQKPLKHFFVFMGFYLGLKHYLPAASYTFLDNLAATAIVVFTADSVYTLIGLYAADEKEVFRLFNKKIDSILIPFFSKILRLLVIAMAFVVVASRWGYDINGFIAGLGLGGLAFALAAKDLLANIFSGVVIITDKPFSIGDWVKTGDVEGTVEDISFRSIRIRQFDASVVTIPNAGLINSPIINFSRRTLRRISFNLEVRYDTSSDKLKNCITRIEKMLLDHKGIDNKTIFVRLNSFGQHGLTILIYCFTATAVWGEYLKINEEVHFEIMKILEDEGVKIALPSQSVYLETRNPSGSDPN; from the coding sequence TTGAATTTCAATCTACCGGAACTCACGGAATACTTTCAGACGCTTTTTAACCATGCCCATCTTGCGCGCCTGTCGGTATCACTCGGCATACTGGGCGCCTTTATCCTGCTGCAGAATCTTTTTGTCCGCTATATTTTCCGCTTTTTCTTCTCTATGCCCAGCATGGGCAACGCTTTCTTATTGCAGGCTTTGCAGAAGCCATTAAAGCATTTCTTTGTCTTTATGGGATTTTACCTGGGTTTGAAACACTATCTGCCCGCTGCATCTTATACTTTTTTAGATAATCTGGCGGCCACGGCTATTGTCGTTTTCACCGCCGACAGCGTCTATACCCTGATCGGTCTTTATGCCGCCGACGAGAAAGAAGTCTTTCGCCTGTTTAACAAAAAAATCGACAGCATTCTCATCCCCTTTTTCTCCAAAATACTCAGACTGCTGGTCATCGCCATGGCGTTTGTGGTCGTAGCCAGCAGATGGGGGTACGACATCAATGGGTTTATCGCCGGCCTGGGGCTGGGCGGTCTGGCCTTCGCCCTGGCTGCCAAGGATTTGCTGGCCAATATTTTCTCGGGCGTTGTGATCATCACCGATAAACCGTTTAGCATCGGCGATTGGGTTAAAACCGGCGATGTGGAAGGGACCGTGGAAGACATCAGCTTTCGCAGCATCAGAATCAGGCAGTTCGATGCATCTGTCGTCACAATTCCCAATGCCGGACTGATTAATTCGCCGATTATCAACTTCAGCCGGAGAACCTTACGCCGGATCTCTTTTAATTTGGAAGTAAGGTATGACACTTCCAGCGACAAACTAAAAAATTGTATAACCCGCATCGAAAAGATGCTTTTAGACCACAAGGGCATTGATAATAAAACGATTTTTGTGAGATTGAATTCTTTCGGGCAACATGGACTGACCATTCTTATCTATTGCTTTACAGCCACCGCCGTATGGGGAGAATACCTGAAGATTAATGAAGAGGTTCATTTCGAGATTATGAAGATATTGGAAGACGAAGGAGTAAAAATTGCTTTGCCCAGTCAAAGCGTCTATCTTGAAACCCGGAATCCCTCCGGCTCCGACCCGAATTGA
- the iadA gene encoding beta-aspartyl-peptidase: MTVLIKNANVYAPENLGRQDILIAGEKILRLDRNIEPGGVAACLPDMEILDARGSVVLPGLIDPHVHLIGGGGEMGFATRTPEVSLEKIIEAGVTTAVGLLGTDGIARSVEPLLAKAKGLETEGITTYIYTGSYTTPSVTITGSVARDIMFIDKIIGVKMALSDHRSSHFTFDELVRLASDARVAGMLSGKPGIVHIHMGEGKGRLDMIMKAAAETDIPVTQFMPTHVTRTRELFEQAKEFAKLGGHIDITSFGELTAADKIKPSRAISECIKDGVPAANITVSSDGNGSVPQYDSAGNIIGIGIGSLDASLMVLKNLVQQEKLDIGQAIPFFTAHVAKVLGIYPRKGCIRQDSDADLLVMDRDLKLQVVLAKGRKMMDQGRVIAKGTFAR; the protein is encoded by the coding sequence TTGACGGTATTGATTAAAAACGCTAATGTATACGCTCCGGAAAACCTTGGCCGGCAGGATATTTTGATTGCCGGCGAAAAAATTCTCCGCCTGGACCGGAACATTGAACCTGGCGGCGTGGCGGCCTGCTTGCCGGATATGGAGATCCTGGATGCCCGGGGGAGCGTCGTTCTGCCCGGGCTGATAGATCCCCATGTCCATTTAATTGGCGGCGGCGGTGAGATGGGATTTGCTACCCGCACGCCGGAAGTCTCTCTGGAAAAGATCATTGAAGCCGGTGTGACCACGGCGGTCGGTTTATTGGGAACCGATGGCATTGCCCGGTCTGTGGAGCCGCTTCTGGCCAAGGCCAAGGGGCTTGAAACCGAAGGAATTACTACTTACATTTATACCGGCTCTTATACGACGCCCAGCGTAACCATTACCGGCAGCGTGGCCCGGGATATCATGTTTATCGATAAGATCATCGGCGTGAAGATGGCCTTGTCGGATCACCGTTCGTCACATTTTACTTTTGACGAGCTGGTCCGGCTGGCATCTGACGCCCGGGTGGCAGGCATGCTGAGCGGCAAGCCTGGTATTGTCCATATTCACATGGGCGAAGGCAAAGGCCGGCTGGATATGATCATGAAGGCCGCAGCTGAAACCGATATCCCAGTTACCCAATTTATGCCGACCCACGTTACCCGTACCAGAGAATTGTTTGAGCAGGCCAAAGAATTTGCCAAACTGGGGGGACACATTGACATCACATCCTTCGGTGAACTTACGGCTGCTGACAAAATTAAGCCCAGTCGGGCGATCTCAGAGTGTATCAAGGACGGCGTTCCGGCGGCAAATATCACCGTCAGTTCCGACGGCAACGGCAGCGTCCCCCAATACGACTCAGCGGGAAACATCATCGGCATAGGCATAGGCAGTCTGGATGCATCCCTCATGGTGTTGAAAAATCTGGTGCAACAGGAAAAATTGGATATCGGTCAGGCGATTCCTTTTTTTACCGCCCATGTGGCCAAAGTCTTAGGCATCTATCCCCGGAAAGGCTGCATCCGTCAGGACAGCGACGCGGACCTGCTGGTTATGGACCGGGATCTCAAGCTGCAGGTGGTTTTGGCTAAAGGCAGGAAGATGATGGATCAGGGGCGGGTGATTGCTAAGGGGACTTTTGCCCGGTGA
- a CDS encoding gamma-glutamyl-gamma-aminobutyrate hydrolase family protein: MSARKPIIGITCSTIPMEGAVTSGIARACVNMDYITAVTLAGGVPLLLPPITDETIVREQILAIDGLILSGGPDVDPLLFGEEPLEKLGTVNHYRDRHELLAIQAAEDSRKPMLGICRGIQMLNIAYGGTLYQDLSQIEGCSIKHSQTTAQRDALWHTADLEPASALAGILGQTQLPVNSYHHQALKAVAPGFNVTARSKDGVIEAIERPGELFVLGVQWHPEILAATNPAMLALFRAFIHAASN, from the coding sequence TTGTCAGCGCGCAAACCAATCATTGGGATCACCTGCAGCACCATACCTATGGAAGGAGCCGTCACGTCGGGAATAGCCAGGGCTTGTGTCAATATGGATTATATCACCGCCGTGACCCTGGCCGGCGGCGTACCTCTGCTGCTGCCGCCGATAACCGACGAGACTATTGTCCGGGAGCAGATCCTGGCCATAGATGGACTTATTCTGTCCGGCGGTCCTGATGTGGATCCTCTGCTGTTCGGAGAGGAGCCGCTGGAAAAACTGGGTACCGTCAATCATTACCGGGATCGCCATGAATTGCTGGCCATCCAGGCAGCGGAGGATTCGCGCAAACCCATGCTGGGAATCTGCCGGGGGATCCAAATGCTCAATATCGCTTATGGCGGCACGCTGTATCAGGATCTGTCGCAAATAGAAGGCTGCAGCATCAAACACTCTCAGACCACTGCCCAGCGGGACGCCTTGTGGCATACGGCGGATTTGGAACCGGCGTCGGCTCTGGCCGGCATCCTGGGACAGACGCAGCTCCCGGTGAACAGCTATCACCATCAGGCGCTGAAGGCGGTTGCTCCGGGCTTTAACGTGACTGCCCGCTCCAAAGATGGTGTCATCGAAGCCATAGAACGCCCGGGGGAGCTTTTTGTATTGGGAGTCCAGTGGCATCCGGAAATATTAGCGGCAACCAATCCGGCCATGCTGGCACTGTTCCGGGCGTTCATTCATGCCGCAAGCAACTAG
- a CDS encoding GlsB/YeaQ/YmgE family stress response membrane protein, with protein sequence MLWSILIGMVAGWLAGQVSRGQGFGVLGNIVVGIIGAVVGNFLFGLLGLQSYGTLGSIVTSTVGAVLFLWVVRLFTGLPDRR encoded by the coding sequence ATGCTATGGTCGATATTGATTGGAATGGTGGCCGGATGGTTGGCCGGACAGGTATCAAGAGGGCAAGGCTTTGGTGTTTTAGGAAATATAGTTGTGGGTATCATAGGAGCGGTTGTGGGGAATTTCCTGTTTGGCTTACTTGGCCTGCAGTCTTACGGGACACTCGGTTCTATTGTGACTAGCACCGTTGGGGCGGTATTATTTCTCTGGGTGGTACGACTTTTCACCGGATTGCCGGACAGGCGGTAG
- a CDS encoding ankyrin repeat domain-containing protein — translation MKLVSKFALLLAVFAMLLVSGCSEKEKALVTAVKDGNTTQVQSLLDQGEDPNLKAKDGKTVLMLAAYQGHTDVAKILIDKGADVNAKDKDGKTALMYAAQQGYIDVARLLLENGADINAVDNNGKTALQIAQDNNQTKMVEFLKNWGKKSTPAPEAPAPVTVSSKQLSSVYFDFDQAALRADQAGVMNDNLKLLKENNKMYVIVIGHADQWGDRDYNQSLSERRAQTIKKYFVDNGIAADRVVVYAFGEDHPLKKGQDSASWSANRRVDVLKSDNVLSKEQVLTITIKD, via the coding sequence ATGAAATTGGTTTCCAAGTTTGCCTTGTTACTGGCGGTCTTTGCGATGCTTCTTGTATCAGGCTGCTCTGAAAAAGAGAAAGCATTAGTGACTGCAGTAAAAGACGGTAATACCACTCAGGTGCAATCTTTGCTGGACCAGGGCGAAGACCCCAACTTAAAAGCCAAGGATGGCAAAACCGTCCTGATGCTGGCGGCCTATCAGGGACACACCGATGTTGCAAAAATATTGATTGACAAAGGCGCAGATGTTAACGCTAAAGACAAGGATGGCAAAACTGCTTTAATGTATGCCGCTCAACAGGGTTATATTGACGTAGCAAGACTGCTGTTGGAAAATGGGGCTGACATCAATGCTGTCGATAACAACGGCAAAACGGCCCTTCAAATCGCCCAAGACAACAATCAAACCAAAATGGTTGAATTTTTGAAGAACTGGGGTAAAAAATCCACTCCAGCTCCGGAAGCCCCGGCGCCCGTAACAGTCAGCAGCAAACAGCTGTCGTCAGTATACTTCGATTTTGATCAGGCAGCTCTCCGCGCCGATCAAGCTGGGGTAATGAACGACAATCTTAAACTTCTCAAAGAAAATAATAAAATGTATGTTATCGTGATCGGTCATGCCGATCAGTGGGGCGACCGGGATTACAACCAGTCATTGTCCGAGCGTCGTGCTCAAACCATAAAAAAATACTTTGTTGACAATGGCATTGCTGCCGACCGCGTCGTTGTTTATGCCTTTGGCGAAGATCATCCTCTCAAAAAAGGTCAGGACTCGGCCTCTTGGAGCGCCAACCGCCGGGTGGATGTCTTAAAATCGGATAACGTATTATCGAAAGAACAAGTTCTCACCATAACCATAAAGGACTAA
- a CDS encoding PucR family transcriptional regulator, protein MAGTEDITVLLTNSVLELNHLEKVMAYLRESTRKPVTITDYKGMIYTGNGKRDKEAEYFTNHYLSLPDWDQNQRPFYHELTRTLYYRVGSGNQDGFIIVEEVDPPDYAVCQKPLEQAALAVKTYLTRVAAVEAIEDMYFHNFITDILLRNINIKDLMKHSHPLLNLDLDSLYYVTVMEPGISLNNREMQTLHSYTKEWLVDNSLDIFCTIWDNHYLVLICPTHYDKRTLEVEYGWDRHLTNIKRHYADIRDKFNYPVAIGIGNKYTISQLHRSYREALFALHLSKLTSRKNGIRHISDLGLFTLICNNDLTDLKQFCNRYLGSILTFDAANNRDLLETLRCFFDADLDNKTTADRLHLHINSFRYRLKKIEELSGLDLQKMEDRTNLFAALKVYELLLSTGFIK, encoded by the coding sequence ATGGCTGGGACAGAGGACATAACCGTCTTGCTGACAAATTCCGTTTTGGAATTAAATCACCTGGAGAAAGTAATGGCCTATCTCCGGGAATCCACCCGGAAACCGGTAACCATCACCGATTATAAGGGAATGATCTATACCGGCAACGGTAAAAGGGATAAAGAGGCAGAATATTTTACCAACCATTACCTGTCTTTACCGGATTGGGATCAGAACCAAAGGCCATTTTATCATGAGCTGACCAGAACCTTATACTACCGGGTCGGCAGCGGGAATCAAGACGGCTTTATCATCGTGGAGGAAGTAGACCCGCCGGATTACGCCGTCTGCCAAAAGCCGCTGGAACAGGCGGCTCTGGCGGTGAAAACTTACTTAACCCGCGTAGCGGCTGTCGAAGCGATTGAAGATATGTACTTCCACAATTTTATTACCGATATACTGCTGCGAAATATTAATATCAAAGATCTGATGAAGCACAGCCATCCCCTGCTGAATCTGGACTTGGACAGCCTGTATTACGTAACTGTCATGGAACCGGGAATCTCTCTAAATAACCGGGAAATGCAGACGCTCCATTCTTATACCAAAGAATGGCTGGTTGACAATAGCCTGGATATTTTCTGCACGATTTGGGACAATCACTACTTGGTCCTGATTTGCCCGACGCATTATGACAAGAGGACTCTGGAGGTCGAGTATGGCTGGGACCGGCATTTGACCAATATCAAACGGCACTATGCGGACATCCGGGACAAGTTCAACTACCCTGTCGCCATTGGCATCGGCAATAAGTACACCATTAGCCAACTTCACCGCAGCTACCGGGAAGCGCTCTTCGCCCTGCACCTTTCCAAGCTGACCAGTAGGAAAAATGGTATCCGGCACATTTCTGACTTAGGACTCTTCACCCTGATTTGCAATAATGATCTTACTGATCTGAAACAGTTCTGCAACCGCTATCTAGGCTCAATCCTGACTTTTGACGCTGCCAATAACCGGGATCTCCTGGAGACTCTGCGCTGCTTCTTCGATGCAGACCTGGACAATAAAACAACGGCGGACCGGCTGCACCTGCATATCAATTCCTTCCGGTACCGCCTGAAAAAGATCGAGGAACTTTCCGGCCTGGACCTGCAAAAAATGGAGGACCGGACCAATCTGTTCGCGGCGCTGAAGGTGTATGAGCTGCTGCTGTCAACCGGCTTTATTAAATGA
- a CDS encoding YbaK/EbsC family protein: protein MAIEAVKEYFRQYGREKEIREFAESSATVELAAQAVGVIPARIAKTLSFQGETGCILVVTAGDAKVDNVKFKAEFGLKARMLTPEDALAQTGHAVGGVCPFGIKNPEVKTYLDISLKRFDTIFPACGSSNSAIELTCDELYRYSQGLKWVDVCKNWEE, encoded by the coding sequence ATGGCCATTGAAGCAGTGAAAGAATATTTTAGGCAATACGGCAGAGAAAAAGAGATTCGGGAATTTGCCGAATCCAGCGCCACGGTGGAACTAGCCGCTCAGGCAGTCGGGGTCATACCGGCGCGGATTGCTAAAACGTTGTCTTTTCAAGGGGAGACAGGCTGTATTTTAGTAGTGACAGCTGGCGATGCCAAAGTGGACAACGTCAAGTTTAAGGCTGAATTCGGCTTGAAGGCCAGAATGCTGACACCGGAGGACGCGCTGGCGCAAACCGGACATGCGGTGGGCGGCGTCTGCCCTTTTGGCATAAAAAACCCTGAGGTCAAAACCTATCTGGACATTTCGTTAAAACGGTTTGACACGATCTTCCCGGCCTGCGGCAGCAGCAACTCGGCCATCGAATTAACCTGTGATGAATTGTATCGCTATTCTCAGGGATTAAAATGGGTGGATGTCTGCAAAAATTGGGAAGAATAA